In Desulfuromonas sp., one DNA window encodes the following:
- the rpoH gene encoding RNA polymerase sigma factor RpoH gives MHTASLPIISDGFEQYMAQINRFDLLDREEEHELARRYRRRGDLKDAHRLICANLRFVVKIAHEYRAYGLRIQDLVQEGNVGLMMAVKKYDPDRGTRLISYAVWWIRAYIHNYIMKSWSLVKIGTTQAQKKLFFKLNQTREAIKRLTGGEDARDIARELDVRNEDVEEMSLRMACRDTSLDRELTAGEDYTLMDTLADERDTQEELLLKKEESQLLSGQVQNALDQLNERERRIIRDRILLDPPKTLQALANEFNISRERVRQLEKNALAKVGDALAPTRSQPPDPPPFPPASVKLEYR, from the coding sequence ATGCACACTGCCAGCCTGCCCATCATCAGTGACGGTTTCGAACAGTATATGGCCCAGATCAACCGCTTCGACCTGCTCGACCGGGAAGAAGAGCATGAACTGGCCCGCCGCTATCGACGCCGGGGCGACCTGAAGGACGCTCACCGCCTGATCTGCGCCAACCTGCGCTTTGTGGTCAAAATCGCCCACGAATACCGAGCCTACGGCCTGCGCATCCAAGACCTGGTGCAGGAGGGGAATGTCGGCCTGATGATGGCGGTGAAGAAATACGACCCCGACCGGGGCACCCGTCTCATCTCCTATGCCGTGTGGTGGATTCGCGCCTACATCCACAACTACATCATGAAAAGCTGGTCCCTGGTCAAGATAGGCACGACCCAGGCCCAGAAGAAACTCTTTTTCAAGCTCAACCAGACCCGTGAAGCCATCAAGAGATTGACCGGCGGAGAGGACGCCCGGGACATTGCCCGTGAGTTGGATGTCCGCAACGAGGACGTGGAAGAGATGTCCCTGCGCATGGCCTGCCGCGACACCTCCCTCGATCGGGAACTGACCGCGGGCGAGGATTACACCCTCATGGACACCCTGGCCGACGAACGGGATACCCAGGAAGAGTTGCTCCTCAAGAAGGAGGAATCCCAACTCTTGTCCGGCCAGGTCCAAAATGCCCTGGACCAGCTTAACGAGCGAGAGCGGCGCATCATCCGGGACCGAATCCTTCTGGACCCGCCAAAAACGCTTCAGGCCCTGGCGAATGAGTTCAACATCAGCCGCGAAAGAGTGAGGCAGCTGGAAAAGAATGCCCTGGCCAAAGTCGGGGACGCTCTTGCCCCTACCCGCTCGCAGCCCCCCGATCCCCCCCCCTTTCCGCCAGCCTCTGTGAAGCTTGAATATCGTTGA
- the crcB gene encoding fluoride efflux transporter CrcB, whose amino-acid sequence MQIFYIGLFGALGCLGRYFLSGWTYTLVGRGLPYGTLAVNVLGSFLLGLVMEGSLRSTLFSPGLRMGITVGFMGGFTTFSTFSYETVRLLEEGSLVQAGANVLLNVTVCIVFAGLGILLARQL is encoded by the coding sequence ATGCAGATATTCTACATCGGACTGTTTGGCGCCCTCGGTTGCCTCGGCCGCTACTTTCTCTCGGGGTGGACCTACACCCTGGTCGGCCGGGGGCTGCCCTACGGCACCCTGGCCGTCAATGTCCTCGGGTCTTTCCTGCTTGGCCTGGTCATGGAGGGAAGCCTTCGCAGCACCCTTTTTTCGCCCGGTTTGCGCATGGGCATCACCGTCGGTTTCATGGGCGGGTTTACGACCTTTTCGACCTTTTCCTACGAGACGGTGCGGCTTCTCGAGGAGGGGAGCCTCGTTCAGGCCGGGGCCAATGTACTGCTCAACGTGACCGTCTGTATCGTATTTGCCGGGCTGGGGATTCTTCTTGCCCGGCAGCTTTGA
- a CDS encoding DUF190 domain-containing protein has protein sequence MAKLEGDQTLMRIFIGESDRWERKPLYEVLVEMFRQEGFAGATVLKGAMGFGANSVTHTDRLLRLSADLPVVLEVVDSQERIDAVLPRLDEMLKGGMVTLEKARVIRYSETPGEGGAAC, from the coding sequence ATGGCCAAACTCGAGGGGGACCAGACCCTGATGCGCATCTTTATCGGCGAGAGCGACCGCTGGGAGCGCAAGCCGCTTTACGAGGTCCTGGTTGAGATGTTCCGCCAGGAGGGCTTCGCCGGGGCCACCGTGCTCAAAGGGGCCATGGGTTTCGGGGCAAACAGCGTGACCCACACCGACCGGTTGCTGCGTCTTTCCGCCGACCTGCCGGTGGTCCTCGAGGTGGTCGACAGCCAGGAGAGAATCGATGCGGTCTTGCCTCGCCTCGACGAGATGCTCAAGGGGGGCATGGTTACCCTTGAGAAGGCGCGGGTGATTCGCTACAGCGAAACGCCGGGCGAGGGGGGGGCGGCATGCTGA
- a CDS encoding TerB family tellurite resistance protein, which yields MLSLIKRVVSSPGPEPNAEAEGERIQIATCVLLLEMAHTDGEFHPMEATLVRDLMQDRFGLSVEATAELTEFAQKQRESSLDLFQFTRQVNENFTVEEKQDVMEALWRIVYVDGVLDKYEDYLVRQMATLLRLSHRQMIDAKLKVLQDVRAKGDA from the coding sequence ATGCTGAGTCTGATCAAGCGGGTGGTGAGCAGCCCGGGGCCGGAGCCTAACGCAGAGGCCGAGGGAGAGCGCATCCAGATCGCGACCTGCGTTCTGCTTCTGGAGATGGCCCATACCGACGGAGAGTTCCACCCCATGGAGGCCACCCTGGTCCGGGACCTGATGCAGGACCGGTTCGGCCTGTCGGTCGAGGCGACGGCGGAATTGACCGAGTTTGCCCAGAAACAACGGGAGTCGAGCCTCGATCTTTTTCAGTTCACCCGGCAGGTCAACGAGAATTTCACTGTCGAGGAGAAGCAGGACGTGATGGAGGCCCTGTGGCGCATCGTTTACGTGGACGGGGTTCTCGACAAGTACGAAGACTACCTGGTGCGACAGATGGCTACACTGCTGCGCCTCTCCCACCGTCAGATGATCGACGCCAAGCTGAAGGTCCTGCAGGATGTCCGAGCCAAGGGGGATGCCTAG
- a CDS encoding class I SAM-dependent methyltransferase codes for MPEGVSLVHDTHARLESYLHGAPRAVIANLGFLPGSESTVKTAEHSTCVALRQACLSLEVGGRIAVAVYVGHSGGREEGQALERVFGDLSSRKWHVLRLEVANRKEAPYLLVAEKRQ; via the coding sequence CTGCCCGAGGGGGTCTCCCTCGTCCACGATACCCATGCCCGCCTTGAGTCCTACCTTCACGGAGCACCCAGGGCCGTGATCGCCAACCTGGGCTTTTTGCCGGGCAGCGAATCGACGGTCAAAACCGCTGAGCATTCGACTTGTGTCGCATTGCGCCAGGCCTGCCTCTCTCTGGAAGTCGGCGGGCGTATCGCCGTGGCTGTCTATGTCGGGCATTCGGGGGGGCGTGAAGAAGGGCAGGCCCTGGAGAGGGTGTTCGGCGACCTGTCGTCGCGCAAGTGGCACGTGTTGCGCTTGGAGGTGGCCAACCGCAAAGAGGCCCCTTACCTGCTGGTGGCCGAGAAGCGGCAGTAG
- a CDS encoding OmpA family protein — MKTGPFANIILGIAIFALLAGPAFAENRAGALILTPSIGGYVFEGDQHLENDLAYGLGLGYNFTKHWGAEFVYNYVNTESEVGNLDDYEVYLGRINALYNFLPDEALVPFLSAGLGWTYLDPDTKGGKGDALFNYGGGLSYFLTENLALRGDVRHILTFIDESSHNLLYTGGLNYLLGGHQPAAQPIDSDGDGVIDPQDRCPDTPRGVMVDSRGCPADSDGDGVPDHLDKCPGTPRGAAVDQQGCPSDSDSDGDGVPDHLDNCPDTPKWQLVDKQGCPLKYTMHLEFDFDKAEIKPDHHVALEQAARFIRGNPSPHILVAGHTDNVGKAEYNQQLSEKRAAAVRQYLVENFGIDSSKLVARGFGETQPVADNNTEEGRDQNRRVEILCCALLPD; from the coding sequence ATGAAAACTGGACCATTTGCGAATATCATCCTGGGAATCGCGATCTTCGCTCTTCTGGCTGGCCCCGCCTTCGCGGAGAACCGCGCCGGTGCCCTGATCCTGACCCCTTCCATCGGGGGGTATGTATTCGAGGGGGACCAGCACCTTGAGAACGACCTGGCCTACGGCCTCGGGCTCGGCTACAACTTCACCAAGCACTGGGGTGCAGAATTTGTCTACAATTACGTCAACACAGAGTCCGAGGTCGGCAATCTGGACGATTACGAGGTCTATCTCGGCCGGATCAACGCCCTTTACAACTTCCTGCCCGACGAAGCCCTGGTCCCCTTTCTCTCCGCCGGGCTCGGCTGGACCTATCTCGACCCGGACACCAAGGGCGGGAAGGGCGACGCCCTGTTCAACTACGGAGGGGGCCTGAGCTACTTCCTCACCGAAAACCTGGCCCTGCGCGGCGACGTGCGCCACATCCTCACCTTTATCGATGAGTCCAGCCACAACCTGCTCTACACCGGGGGCCTGAACTACCTTCTGGGCGGGCACCAGCCCGCCGCCCAGCCCATCGACAGTGACGGAGACGGGGTCATCGATCCCCAGGACCGTTGCCCGGACACCCCGAGAGGAGTCATGGTGGACAGCCGTGGATGCCCGGCCGACAGTGACGGGGACGGCGTCCCCGATCACCTCGACAAGTGTCCCGGCACCCCCAGGGGCGCCGCCGTGGATCAGCAGGGCTGCCCGAGCGACAGCGACAGCGACGGCGACGGCGTCCCCGATCACCTGGACAACTGTCCCGACACCCCCAAATGGCAGCTGGTAGACAAGCAGGGATGCCCGCTGAAGTACACCATGCACCTCGAATTCGACTTCGACAAGGCCGAGATCAAGCCCGACCATCATGTCGCGCTGGAGCAGGCCGCCCGGTTCATCCGGGGGAACCCATCCCCCCACATCCTGGTCGCCGGGCACACCGACAACGTCGGCAAGGCCGAGTACAACCAGCAGCTCTCCGAAAAACGGGCCGCGGCCGTGCGCCAGTACCTGGTCGAGAACTTCGGCATCGACAGCTCGAAGCTGGTCGCCCGGGGGTTCGGTGAAACCCAGCCGGTCGCCGACAACAACACCGAAGAGGGACGGGATCAGAACCGCAGGGTCGAGATCCTATGTTGCGCCCTTCTCCCGGACTAA
- a CDS encoding ABC transporter ATP-binding protein — protein MPLVELDRISKVYPLGNQQVVAVAELDLAIEAGEFTVLAGPSGSGKTTVLNLIGCLDQPTSGTVTIEGRDMSRHPVRALADFRLSSIGFIFQSYNLIPVLTAEENAEFTLLLQGVPRPERRRRVRALFEELGIGGLEGRKPGDLSGGQQQRVAVARAMAAGPKLVLADEPTANLDSKTASDLLDLMRRLNETQGTTFIFSSHDPQVIAHARRVIHLRDGRLESDTGENE, from the coding sequence ATGCCCCTCGTCGAACTGGACAGAATCTCCAAGGTCTATCCCCTGGGCAATCAGCAGGTGGTCGCTGTGGCGGAGCTCGACCTGGCCATCGAGGCGGGAGAGTTCACCGTCCTCGCCGGACCCTCGGGCAGCGGCAAGACCACGGTCCTCAATCTGATCGGCTGCCTCGACCAGCCGACCTCGGGGACGGTCACCATCGAGGGACGCGACATGAGCCGGCACCCGGTCCGGGCCCTGGCCGACTTCCGCCTGAGCAGCATCGGCTTCATTTTCCAGTCCTACAACCTCATCCCGGTGTTGACCGCGGAGGAGAACGCCGAATTCACCCTTCTCCTGCAGGGAGTTCCCCGGCCCGAACGACGCCGCCGGGTGCGGGCCCTTTTCGAAGAGCTGGGCATCGGAGGGCTGGAAGGGCGCAAGCCGGGCGACCTGTCCGGCGGCCAGCAGCAGCGTGTGGCCGTCGCCCGGGCGATGGCGGCCGGCCCCAAGCTGGTGCTGGCCGACGAGCCGACCGCCAACCTCGACTCCAAGACCGCCTCCGACCTGCTCGACCTGATGCGACGGCTCAACGAGACCCAGGGCACCACCTTCATTTTCAGCTCCCACGACCCCCAGGTCATCGCCCACGCCCGGCGAGTGATCCACCTCAGGGACGGTCGCCTCGAGTCGGACACGGGGGAGAACGAGTAA